The Brachyhypopomus gauderio isolate BG-103 chromosome 2, BGAUD_0.2, whole genome shotgun sequence genome contains a region encoding:
- the LOC143485813 gene encoding uncharacterized protein LOC143485813: MLGSTPWDLHPGIYTLGSTPWDLHPGIYTLGSTRWAPHPGIYTLGSTPWDLHAGIYTLGSTPWAPHPGIYTLGSTPWDLHPGIYTLGSTPWDLHPGIYTLGSTPWDLHAGLHTLGSTCWAPHPGIYTLGSTPWDLHAGIYTLGSTPWDLHTGLHTLGSTRWAPHPGIYTLGSTRWDLHAGLHTLGSTPWDLHAGFHTLGSTPWDLHPGIYTLGSTPWDLHPGIYTLGSTRWAPHPGIYTLGSTPSDLHAGLHTLGSTRWVPHPGIYTLGSTRWDLHAGLHTLGSTCWAPHPGIYTLGFTPWDLHAGLHTLGSTRWAPHPGIYTLGSTPWVQAQQCCTFYTTSRSQNTAQH; this comes from the coding sequence ATGCTAGGATCTACACCCTGGGATCTACACCCTGGGATCTACACGCTGGGCTCCACACCCTGGGATCTACACCCTGGGATCTACACGCTGGGATCTACACGCTGGGCTCCACACCCTGGGATCTACACGCTGGGCTCCACACCCTGGGATCTACACGCTGGGATCTACACCCTGGGATCTACACCCTGGGCTCCACACCCTGGGATCTACACGCTGGGTTCCACACCCTGGGATCTACACCCTGGGATCTACACGCTGGGCTCCACACCCTGGGATCTACACCCTGGGATCTACACCCTGGGCTCCACACCCTGGGATCTACACGCTGGGCTCCACACCCTGGGATCTACATGCTGGGCTCCACACCCTGGGATCTACACGCTGGGTTCCACACCCTGGGATCTACACGCTGGGATCTACACCCTGGGATCTACACCCTGGGATCTACACACTGGGCTCCACACCCTGGGATCTACACGCTGGGCTCCACACCCTGGGATCTACACCCTGGGATCTACACGCTGGGATCTACACGCTGGGCTCCACACCCTGGGCTCCACACCCTGGGATCTACACGCTGGGTTCCACACCCTGGGATCTACACCCTGGGATCTACACCCTGGGATCTACACGCTGGGCTCCACACCCTGGGATCTACACCCTGGGATCTACACGCTGGGATCTACACGCTGGGCTCCACACCCTGGGATCTACACGCTGGGCTCCACACCCTCGGATCTACATGCTGGGCTCCACACCCTGGGATCTACACGCTGGGTTCCACACCCTGGGATCTACACGCTGGGATCTACACGCTGGGATCTACACGCTGGGCTCCACACCCTGGGATCTACATGCTGGGCTCCACACCCTGGGATCTACACCCTGGGTTTCACACCCTGGGATCTACACGCTGGGCTCCACACCCTGGGATCTACACGCTGGGCTCCACACCCTGGGATCTACACGCTGGGCTCCACTCCCTGGGTTCAAGCACAGCAGTGTTGCACATTTTACACAACGAGCAGGAGccaaaacacagcacagcactga